One genomic segment of Pseudomonas chlororaphis subsp. aurantiaca includes these proteins:
- a CDS encoding LysR family transcriptional regulator, giving the protein MLNKRYLPSITALQCFEAVTRHLSFTRAAEELNLTQSAVSKQVAQLEELLQHLLFRRVRRRLQLTPAGDLYLVEVRKILSQIEMSTHYLRSYGGETEVLRVSTPSTFGARWLVPRLKGWRLRHPQIHLDLCNEQEADDLLQGRSDMAFYFGQGSRPGTECLKLFGEELVAVCAPGSLPDKPFTDPTQLAELVLLQLASRPQAWHDWFDSQGYHTEHSYHGPRFETFYMCIRAAQVGCGVALLPRFLVEEELAEGKLVLAWDYAMPSHDAYYLAYPEHAAEVPKVREFVRWMLEQIDSPTPT; this is encoded by the coding sequence ATGCTGAACAAACGTTACCTGCCCTCGATCACCGCCCTGCAGTGTTTCGAGGCCGTCACCCGGCACCTGAGCTTCACCCGCGCCGCCGAGGAGCTGAACCTGACCCAGAGCGCGGTCAGCAAGCAGGTCGCCCAGCTGGAAGAACTCCTGCAGCACCTGCTGTTTCGCCGGGTACGCCGGCGCCTGCAACTGACCCCGGCCGGCGACCTGTACCTGGTGGAGGTGCGCAAGATCCTCTCGCAGATCGAGATGTCGACCCATTACCTGCGCTCCTACGGCGGCGAAACCGAAGTCCTGCGGGTGTCCACCCCATCGACCTTCGGCGCGCGCTGGCTGGTGCCGCGCCTCAAGGGCTGGCGCCTGCGCCACCCGCAGATCCATCTGGACCTGTGCAACGAACAGGAAGCCGACGACCTGCTGCAGGGCCGCAGCGACATGGCGTTCTATTTCGGCCAGGGCTCGCGCCCCGGCACCGAGTGCCTGAAGCTGTTCGGCGAAGAACTGGTGGCGGTCTGCGCCCCCGGCAGCCTGCCGGACAAGCCGTTCACCGACCCGACGCAACTGGCCGAACTGGTGCTGCTGCAACTGGCCTCGCGGCCGCAGGCCTGGCACGACTGGTTCGACAGCCAGGGTTACCACACCGAGCACAGCTATCATGGCCCACGCTTCGAAACCTTCTACATGTGCATCCGGGCCGCTCAGGTCGGCTGCGGCGTGGCCCTGCTGCCGCGGTTCCTGGTGGAGGAAGAGCTGGCCGAGGGCAAGCTGGTGCTGGCCTGGGACTACGCGATGCCCAGCCACGATGCCTACTACCTGGCCTACCCTGAACATGCGGCCGAAGTGCCCAAGGTGCGGGAGTTCGTACGCTGGATGCTGGAGCAGATCGACAGCCCGACGCCGACCTGA
- the amaB gene encoding L-piperidine-6-carboxylate dehydrogenase, which produces MVAALLDRLGVNPALYQSGKQPVHSPIDGSRIASVNWQGAAEVEQQVSRAEHAFELWRKVPAPRRGELVRQFGEVLREYKADLGELVSWEAGKITQEGLGEVQEMIDICDFAVGLSRQLYGLTIASERPGHHMRETWHPLGIVGVISAFNFPVAVWAWNTTLALVCGNPVIWKPSEKTPLTALACQALFERVLKNFSDAPEYLSQVIIGGRDAGEALVDDPRVALISATGSTRMGREVAPKVAARFARSILELGGNNAMILGPSADLDMAVRAILFSAVGTAGQRCTTLRRLIAHESVKDEIVTRLKAAYSKVRIGHPLQGNLIGPLIDKHSFDNMQDALEQALSEGGRVFGGKRQLEDQFPNAYYVSPAIVEMPEQSDVVCSETFAPILYVVGYSDFAEALRLNNAVPQGLSSCIFTTDVREAEQFMSAVGSDCGIANVNIGPSGAEIGGAFGGEKETGGGRESGSDAWRAYMRRQTNTVNYSLELPLAQGITFD; this is translated from the coding sequence ATGGTTGCCGCATTGCTTGATCGTCTTGGTGTGAACCCGGCCCTGTATCAATCGGGCAAGCAGCCCGTGCATTCGCCGATCGACGGCAGCCGCATCGCCTCCGTGAACTGGCAGGGCGCGGCCGAGGTGGAGCAGCAGGTCAGTCGCGCGGAGCATGCATTCGAGCTGTGGCGCAAGGTGCCGGCGCCGCGTCGCGGCGAGCTGGTGCGCCAGTTCGGCGAAGTGCTGCGCGAATACAAGGCCGACCTCGGCGAGCTGGTGTCCTGGGAAGCCGGCAAGATCACCCAGGAAGGCCTGGGCGAAGTGCAGGAAATGATCGACATCTGCGACTTCGCGGTCGGCCTGTCGCGCCAGCTGTACGGCCTGACCATCGCCTCCGAGCGTCCCGGCCACCACATGCGCGAAACCTGGCACCCGCTGGGCATCGTCGGAGTGATCAGCGCGTTCAACTTCCCGGTCGCGGTCTGGGCCTGGAACACCACCCTGGCGCTGGTCTGCGGCAACCCGGTGATCTGGAAACCTTCGGAAAAGACCCCATTGACCGCCCTGGCCTGCCAGGCGCTGTTCGAGCGCGTGCTGAAGAACTTCAGCGATGCCCCCGAATACCTGAGCCAGGTGATCATCGGTGGGCGCGACGCCGGCGAAGCGCTGGTGGACGACCCGCGCGTGGCCCTGATCAGTGCCACCGGCAGCACCCGCATGGGCCGCGAAGTGGCGCCGAAAGTCGCCGCGCGTTTCGCCCGCAGCATCCTCGAGCTGGGCGGCAACAACGCGATGATCCTGGGGCCGAGCGCCGACCTGGACATGGCGGTGCGTGCCATCCTGTTCAGCGCCGTCGGTACCGCCGGCCAGCGCTGCACGACGTTGCGCCGGCTGATTGCCCATGAATCGGTGAAGGACGAAATCGTTACCCGCCTCAAGGCCGCCTATTCCAAGGTGCGCATCGGCCATCCGCTGCAAGGCAACCTGATCGGCCCGCTGATCGACAAGCACAGCTTCGACAACATGCAGGATGCGCTGGAGCAGGCCCTGAGCGAGGGCGGCCGGGTGTTTGGCGGCAAGCGCCAGCTGGAAGACCAGTTCCCCAACGCTTATTACGTCTCGCCCGCGATCGTCGAGATGCCGGAGCAGAGCGACGTGGTGTGCAGCGAAACCTTCGCGCCGATTCTCTACGTGGTGGGCTACAGCGATTTCGCCGAAGCGCTGCGCCTGAACAACGCCGTGCCACAAGGCCTGTCGTCCTGCATTTTCACCACCGATGTGCGTGAGGCCGAGCAGTTCATGTCGGCGGTGGGCAGCGACTGCGGCATCGCCAACGTCAACATCGGCCCCAGCGGCGCGGAAATCGGCGGCGCGTTCGGTGGCGAGAAAGAAACCGGCGGCGGCCGCGAGTCCGGTTCCGATGCCTGGCGTGCCTATATGCGTCGGCAGACCAACACCGTGAACTACTCGCTGGAGTTGCCATTGGCGCAGGGTATTACCTTCGATTGA
- the amaA gene encoding L-pipecolate oxidase, with protein MPLREECLWEKLTPQRPDNTPLKGEVTVDVCVIGAGFTGLSAAVHLLEQGKRVCVLEAHRAGHGGSGRNVGLVNAGMWIPPDEIEAGFGEAVGSQLNRMLGAAPALVFSLIDKYRIDCQLRREGTLHMAHNARGEADLRSREAQWKRRGAPVELLTGAACETATGTRKIAAALLDRRAGTVNPMAYVSGLAKATVDLGGQLFDHSPVTRLERQGQRWSVQTAQGSVLAEQVVIASNAYTEGDWTELRRNFFPGYYYQVASRPLTEEAAQRILPGGQGSWDTRQVLSSIRRDADGRLLLGSLGNGNQKPAWFLKAWADRVQQHYFPYLKTVEWECTWTGCIAFTPDHLMRLFEPAPGLVAVTGYNGRGVTTGTVVGKAFADYLCNGNPQALPIPFAPMQPLAGVGLRSCLYEAGFSLYHAGQCLRIVI; from the coding sequence ATGCCGTTACGCGAAGAATGCCTGTGGGAAAAACTGACGCCGCAAAGGCCCGACAATACCCCGCTCAAGGGCGAGGTCACGGTGGATGTCTGTGTGATCGGCGCGGGCTTTACCGGCCTGTCGGCCGCCGTGCACCTGTTGGAGCAGGGCAAGAGGGTCTGTGTACTGGAAGCCCATCGCGCCGGTCACGGTGGTTCGGGGCGCAACGTCGGGTTGGTGAACGCCGGGATGTGGATCCCGCCGGATGAGATCGAAGCCGGTTTCGGCGAGGCGGTCGGCAGCCAGCTCAACCGCATGCTGGGGGCAGCGCCGGCCCTGGTGTTCAGCCTGATCGACAAATACCGCATCGATTGCCAGCTGCGCCGCGAAGGCACCTTGCACATGGCGCACAACGCCCGGGGCGAGGCCGACCTGCGCAGCCGGGAAGCCCAGTGGAAGCGCCGGGGCGCGCCGGTCGAGCTGTTGACCGGGGCAGCCTGTGAAACCGCCACCGGCACCCGGAAGATCGCCGCCGCCTTGCTCGATCGCCGGGCCGGTACGGTCAACCCGATGGCCTATGTCAGTGGCCTGGCCAAGGCCACGGTCGATCTGGGTGGCCAGCTGTTCGACCATTCGCCGGTGACCCGTCTCGAACGCCAGGGCCAGCGCTGGTCGGTGCAGACCGCGCAAGGCTCGGTGCTGGCCGAGCAGGTGGTGATTGCCTCCAACGCCTACACCGAAGGCGACTGGACCGAGTTGCGGCGCAATTTCTTCCCCGGTTACTACTACCAGGTCGCCTCCAGGCCGCTGACCGAGGAAGCCGCGCAGCGGATCCTGCCGGGTGGCCAGGGCTCCTGGGACACCCGTCAGGTGCTCAGCAGTATTCGCCGGGACGCCGACGGTCGCCTGTTGCTGGGCAGCCTGGGCAATGGCAACCAGAAGCCGGCCTGGTTCCTCAAGGCCTGGGCCGACCGGGTGCAGCAGCATTATTTCCCCTATCTGAAAACGGTGGAATGGGAGTGCACCTGGACCGGCTGCATCGCCTTTACCCCCGATCACCTGATGCGCCTGTTCGAGCCGGCGCCCGGTCTGGTGGCCGTCACCGGCTACAACGGCCGGGGCGTGACCACGGGCACCGTGGTCGGCAAGGCGTTCGCCGATTACCTGTGTAACGGAAATCCTCAGGCCTTGCCGATTCCCTTCGCCCCCATGCAGCCCCTGGCTGGCGTGGGCTTGCGCAGTTGCCTGTACGAGGCCGGGTTCTCGCTGTATCACGCGGGCCAGTGCCTGCGCATCGTTATCTGA
- a CDS encoding branched-chain amino acid ABC transporter substrate-binding protein, producing the protein MSQTFYKKGFLALAVAAALGVSAFAQADLKIGVAGPMTGANAAFGEQYMKGAQAAADEINAKGGVNGEKIVLVKGDDACEPKQAVAVANRLVDQDKVIGVVGHFCSSNTIPASEVYDEAGVIAITPGSTNPQVTERGLSAMFRMCGRDDQQGIVAGDYIVDVLKGKKVVVLHDKDTYGQGLADATKAQLSKRGVTPVLYEGLTRGEKDFSAVVTKIRAAGADVVYFGGLHPEAGPLVRQMREQGLKDVKFMSDDGIVTDELVTTAGGPQYVDGVYMTFGADPRLLPDSKTVVDAFRKAGTEPEGYTLYAYASVQALAAGFNGAKSNKGEDAAKWLKANPVKTVMGEKTWDAKGDLKVSDYVVYQWDKDGKYHQLEKQK; encoded by the coding sequence ATGTCCCAGACGTTTTACAAGAAAGGCTTTCTGGCCCTCGCAGTGGCAGCTGCGTTGGGCGTTTCTGCGTTTGCTCAGGCCGACCTCAAGATCGGCGTAGCGGGTCCCATGACAGGCGCCAACGCGGCATTTGGCGAGCAGTACATGAAGGGTGCACAGGCAGCGGCTGACGAAATCAACGCCAAGGGCGGCGTCAACGGCGAGAAGATCGTCCTGGTCAAGGGCGACGACGCCTGCGAACCGAAACAGGCTGTGGCCGTAGCCAACCGCCTGGTCGACCAGGACAAGGTGATCGGCGTGGTCGGGCACTTCTGCTCCTCCAACACCATCCCCGCTTCCGAGGTGTACGACGAAGCTGGCGTGATCGCCATCACCCCGGGCTCCACCAACCCGCAGGTCACCGAACGTGGCCTCTCCGCCATGTTCCGCATGTGCGGGCGTGATGACCAGCAAGGCATCGTCGCCGGCGACTACATCGTCGACGTGCTCAAGGGCAAGAAAGTCGTGGTGCTGCACGACAAGGACACCTATGGCCAGGGCCTGGCGGACGCCACCAAGGCACAGCTGAGCAAGCGCGGCGTGACGCCGGTGCTGTACGAAGGCCTGACCCGTGGCGAGAAAGACTTCAGCGCCGTGGTCACCAAAATCCGCGCCGCCGGTGCCGATGTCGTCTACTTCGGCGGCCTGCACCCGGAAGCCGGCCCGCTGGTCCGCCAGATGCGCGAGCAGGGCCTGAAAGACGTCAAGTTCATGTCCGACGACGGTATCGTCACCGACGAACTGGTGACCACCGCTGGCGGCCCGCAGTACGTCGACGGTGTGTACATGACCTTCGGCGCCGACCCACGCCTGCTGCCGGACAGCAAGACCGTGGTCGACGCTTTCCGCAAGGCCGGCACCGAGCCTGAAGGCTACACCCTGTATGCCTACGCGTCGGTCCAGGCCCTGGCTGCCGGCTTCAACGGTGCCAAATCCAACAAGGGCGAAGACGCCGCCAAGTGGCTCAAGGCCAACCCGGTGAAAACCGTGATGGGCGAGAAGACCTGGGACGCCAAGGGCGACCTGAAAGTCTCCGACTACGTGGTTTACCAGTGGGACAAGGACGGCAAATACCACCAGCTGGAAAAACAGAAGTGA
- a CDS encoding ABC transporter permease subunit, with amino-acid sequence MDGIFLQQLINGLTLGSVYGLIAIGYTMVYGIIGMINFAHGEVYMISAYLAAISLALLAYFGIESFPLLILGTLVFTVVVTGIYGWVIERVAYKPLRNSTRLAPLISAIGISLILQNYAQISQGAKQQGVPTLLAGAWKVDIGTGFVQLTYTKIFILVAAFAGMALLTYIIKYTKLGRMCRATQQDRKMASILGINTDRVISYVFIIGAAMAALAGVLITMNYGTFDFYAGFVIGIKAFTAAVLGGIGSLPGAMLGGIILGISESLFSGLVNSDYKDVFSFSLLVLILIFRPQGLLGRPLVAKV; translated from the coding sequence ATGGATGGTATTTTCCTGCAGCAACTGATCAATGGACTGACCCTCGGGTCTGTCTATGGTCTGATCGCCATCGGCTACACAATGGTCTATGGCATCATTGGCATGATCAACTTCGCCCACGGCGAGGTTTACATGATTTCCGCTTACCTCGCGGCAATCAGTCTGGCTCTGCTGGCCTACTTCGGCATCGAATCCTTCCCGCTGCTCATTCTCGGTACCCTGGTCTTCACTGTCGTCGTGACGGGGATCTACGGCTGGGTCATCGAGCGCGTCGCCTATAAACCCCTGCGCAACTCCACCCGCCTGGCGCCGCTGATCAGCGCCATCGGGATCTCGCTGATCCTGCAGAACTACGCGCAGATCAGCCAGGGCGCCAAGCAACAAGGTGTACCGACGCTGCTGGCCGGCGCCTGGAAGGTCGATATCGGCACCGGTTTCGTCCAGCTCACCTACACCAAGATCTTCATCTTGGTGGCGGCATTCGCCGGCATGGCGTTGCTCACCTACATCATCAAGTACACCAAGCTCGGCCGCATGTGCCGCGCCACCCAGCAAGACCGCAAGATGGCCTCGATCCTCGGGATCAACACCGATCGGGTGATTTCCTACGTGTTCATCATCGGCGCCGCCATGGCTGCGCTGGCGGGCGTACTGATCACCATGAACTACGGCACGTTCGACTTCTATGCCGGCTTCGTCATCGGCATCAAGGCGTTCACCGCGGCGGTCCTCGGCGGCATCGGTTCGCTGCCGGGCGCGATGCTCGGCGGGATCATCCTCGGGATCTCCGAGTCGCTGTTCTCCGGTCTGGTCAACTCCGACTACAAAGACGTGTTCAGTTTCTCGCTGCTGGTGCTGATTCTGATCTTCCGTCCCCAAGGCCTGCTGGGTCGCCCACTCGTGGCGAAGGTGTAA